In a single window of the Flavobacterium sp. W4I14 genome:
- a CDS encoding DNA repair protein RadC (product_source=KO:K03630; cath_funfam=1.10.150.20; cog=COG2003; ko=KO:K03630; pfam=PF04002; smart=SM00278; superfamily=102712,47781; tigrfam=TIGR00608) codes for MENYEQKLGIKLWAEEDRPREKLLLHGRRHLTDAELIAILIGSGSKNETAVDLSKRILSFYDNNLTKLGKASILELSKFRGIGEAKALTIIAALELGLRRKETAEEAITHVNTSNDVYKYLHQTFANLNHEEFWILLLNRSNRVIGKFLISKGGQAGTVADPKIIFKTALENNAANIVLAHNHPSGSLKPSESDDKLTRNMVASGNLLSLYVVDHLIFANNRYYSYRDEDLI; via the coding sequence ATGGAAAATTACGAACAGAAACTAGGTATAAAGTTATGGGCTGAAGAAGATCGCCCGCGTGAAAAACTTTTGTTACACGGCCGAAGACATTTAACAGATGCCGAACTGATTGCTATTTTAATTGGCTCGGGAAGTAAAAATGAAACTGCTGTCGATTTAAGTAAAAGGATTCTGTCGTTTTACGATAACAATTTAACAAAACTGGGGAAAGCTTCTATTCTGGAGCTTTCCAAGTTTAGAGGTATTGGAGAAGCCAAAGCATTAACTATAATTGCCGCTTTAGAGCTTGGTTTGAGGCGAAAGGAAACTGCTGAAGAAGCCATTACCCATGTTAATACTTCTAACGATGTTTATAAATATTTACATCAAACTTTCGCTAATCTCAATCACGAAGAGTTCTGGATATTACTCCTTAACAGATCTAACCGGGTAATAGGTAAATTTTTGATCAGTAAAGGGGGGCAGGCAGGTACGGTGGCCGATCCGAAAATTATTTTTAAAACAGCTTTAGAAAACAACGCTGCAAATATTGTATTGGCGCATAATCATCCTTCAGGAAGTTTAAAGCCCAGTGAGAGCGACGATAAATTGACCAGGAATATGGTTGCCTCAGGAAATTTGCTTAGCCTGTATGTGGTCGATCACCTGATTTTTGCCAATAACCGTTATTATAGTTATCGGGATGAAGATTTAATTTAA
- a CDS encoding small subunit ribosomal protein S20 (product_source=KO:K02968; cath_funfam=1.20.58.110; cog=COG0268; ko=KO:K02968; pfam=PF01649; superfamily=46992; tigrfam=TIGR00029): MANHKSSLKRIRANATKRLRNRYQAKTTRTFIKRLRAAEDKKSASDLLPKVISMLDRLAKKNIIHKNKAANNKSKLTKFVNGLK, translated from the coding sequence ATGGCAAATCATAAATCTTCATTAAAAAGAATTAGAGCAAACGCAACAAAACGTTTACGTAACAGATATCAGGCAAAAACTACACGTACCTTTATTAAAAGATTACGTGCTGCAGAAGATAAAAAATCTGCATCTGATTTATTGCCTAAAGTAATCTCTATGTTAGATCGTTTAGCTAAAAAGAATATTATCCACAAAAACAAAGCGGCTAATAACAAATCAAAATTAACGAAATTCGTTAATGGTTTAAAATAA
- a CDS encoding phosphoribosylglycinamide formyltransferase-1 (product_source=KO:K11175; cath_funfam=3.40.50.170; cog=COG0299; ko=KO:K11175; pfam=PF00551; superfamily=53328; tigrfam=TIGR00639) — protein sequence MKKRIAIFASGSGSNAQKLMEHFKRSNEIEISLVLTNNADAYVLQRADNFEIPTHIFDKNEFYKTDEIIDLLKNLEIDFVVLAGFLWLIPKNLIHAYPGRIVNIHPAILPKFGGKGMYGDHVHNAVMAAGETEGGITIHYVNENYDEGEYIYQARYRIDKNDNLEMVKFKGQQLEHQHYPRIVETIVKKIKK from the coding sequence GTGAAAAAACGAATAGCCATCTTTGCATCAGGTTCTGGCTCCAATGCCCAAAAACTGATGGAGCATTTTAAACGGAGTAATGAAATAGAAATATCTTTGGTGTTAACCAACAATGCTGATGCTTATGTATTACAAAGAGCTGATAATTTCGAAATCCCCACTCATATTTTCGACAAAAATGAGTTCTATAAAACCGACGAAATAATAGACCTGCTCAAAAATCTTGAAATCGATTTTGTTGTGCTTGCGGGTTTTCTCTGGCTGATCCCTAAAAACCTGATCCATGCCTACCCTGGCAGAATTGTAAATATCCATCCGGCAATCCTTCCAAAATTTGGCGGTAAAGGCATGTATGGAGATCATGTACACAACGCCGTTATGGCCGCTGGCGAAACTGAAGGCGGAATAACCATTCATTATGTTAACGAAAACTATGACGAAGGAGAGTATATTTATCAGGCCAGGTATAGAATAGACAAAAACGACAACCTGGAAATGGTAAAGTTTAAAGGTCAGCAGCTCGAACACCAGCACTACCCACGTATTGTAGAAACCATAGTTAAAAAGATAAAAAAATAG